From the genome of Lotus japonicus ecotype B-129 chromosome 6, LjGifu_v1.2, one region includes:
- the LOC130725002 gene encoding uncharacterized protein LOC130725002, translating to MGVKSGSSQPSTVSKKAPRKLKTRYPTRKTYMSKAQNKELSNVPLCEDVTDEEEIDAEDSPVKSPPDVVPDVETSGSKEISAKENSGKDSTSREDSGDTTQPDISTSSSSKDVGPKNGNSEDTNSAEPTQAPAPVQDISDDDSDDEPLVKSIPDSIAARMKRKRRVSTPEATLSPPKRSKSSPVTYKSRQASVKDKGKQKAVKTPKYS from the exons ATGGGTGTGAAGAGTGGTTCTTCCCAACCATCTACTGTGTCAAAGAAAGCTCCTAGGAAGCTGAAGACAAGATACCCAACAAGAAAAACCTACATGTCCAAGGCTCAAAACAAAGAACTCTCCAATGTTCCTCTCTGTGAGGATGTtactgatgaagaggaaatcGATGCTGAAGACTCTCCTGTGAAATCGCctcctgatgttgtgcctgatgttgagacatctgggtctaaggAGATTTCTGCCAaagaaaattctggaaaggattccacctCTCGTGAAGATTCAGGCGATActacccagcctgatatctctacatcatcctcttcaaaggatgTTGGTCCAAAGAATGGCAATTCTGAGGATACCAATTCTGCAGAACCAACCCAGGCTCCAGCCcctgttcaggacatctctgatgatgattctgatgatgagccCCTGGTTAAATCCATTCCCGATAGCATTGCTGCcaggatgaaaagaaaaagaagggtctCTACTCCAGAAGCCACTCTCTCTCCACCAAAGAGATCCAAGTCATCTCCTGTAACCTACAAATCTAGACAAGCAAGTGTGAAGGATAAGGGAAAGCAGAAGGCTGTCAAGACTCCAA AATATTCCTAG